A single Lentimicrobiaceae bacterium DNA region contains:
- the dapB gene encoding 4-hydroxy-tetrahydrodipicolinate reductase — protein sequence MKIALIGYGKMGREIEKTAIERGHEICARIDNSEQWSVKQSAFITADVALEFSTPDAVVDNLKRCFDNQVPVVCGTTGWLSHLEYITGYCNEKNGTLFYASNFSIGVNIFFEINKLLATLMREHPEYGIGIEEVHHIHKLDAPSGTAITLAHDIMKCNPGKTKWVNQATNDADTLSILSERTGTVPGTHAVHYESSSDNITITHSAYNRSGFVTGALSAAEWVKDKKGVFTMKDFLNL from the coding sequence ATGAAAATAGCACTTATTGGTTACGGAAAAATGGGTAGGGAGATTGAAAAAACTGCCATAGAGCGAGGTCATGAAATTTGCGCTCGCATTGATAATTCGGAACAGTGGAGCGTAAAGCAAAGTGCTTTTATCACTGCCGATGTTGCCCTTGAGTTTTCAACCCCGGATGCTGTTGTTGATAATCTGAAAAGATGTTTTGATAATCAGGTTCCGGTTGTTTGTGGCACAACGGGATGGCTAAGCCATTTGGAATACATAACCGGATACTGTAACGAAAAAAACGGAACATTGTTCTATGCTTCAAATTTCAGCATTGGGGTAAATATATTTTTTGAGATTAATAAATTACTGGCAACTTTAATGCGGGAACATCCGGAATATGGTATCGGCATAGAAGAAGTACACCATATTCACAAACTGGATGCGCCCAGTGGTACCGCCATTACGCTTGCCCACGATATTATGAAATGTAATCCCGGAAAAACAAAATGGGTAAACCAGGCTACTAATGATGCTGATACCCTCTCTATCCTCTCTGAAAGAACAGGAACTGTTCCGGGTACCCATGCAGTGCATTATGAATCGTCATCGGATAACATAACCATTACCCATTCGGCGTACAACCGAAGTGGTTTTGTAACCGGAGCTTTGTCGGCTGCAGAATGGGTTAAAGATAAAAAAGGTGTTTTTACAATGAAAGATTTCTTAAACCTTTGA
- a CDS encoding RluA family pseudouridine synthase, whose protein sequence is MEKVKYSTILLEYLQKEKGIQSKTKIRSLLGYGAIKVNGVPANRIDSVLNAGDELEIVKPPQKFKATQKPLFPVLFEDEWYIAVDKPAGLLSAGEVSAKTDTALKAVTAYIKESSRGKQRAHIVHRLDKEVSGILVIAKTEEAMQRLKDNWQDTEKLYYALVEGHPALDEGIIRSWLKEYKEKIFSVKESADAKLAITHYRVIKKYPLHTLLEVKLETGRKNQIRVHLSDLKCPIVGDYKYGADKEFVRRIRLHAFSFGFFHPYTKKQVIITSPMPKKFISLKPADEKYK, encoded by the coding sequence ATGGAAAAAGTAAAATACTCCACTATCTTGCTTGAGTATCTCCAAAAGGAGAAAGGGATACAGTCGAAAACCAAAATACGCAGCCTGCTGGGCTACGGTGCCATTAAAGTAAATGGCGTTCCGGCAAACAGGATAGATTCTGTACTTAATGCTGGTGATGAACTCGAGATAGTAAAACCGCCCCAAAAATTTAAGGCTACTCAAAAGCCGCTGTTTCCGGTTTTGTTTGAAGATGAATGGTACATAGCTGTTGATAAACCCGCTGGCTTACTTTCAGCCGGTGAAGTGAGTGCCAAAACCGACACCGCATTGAAGGCAGTTACCGCTTACATAAAAGAATCTTCCCGAGGTAAACAGCGCGCGCACATTGTCCACCGCCTCGATAAGGAAGTTTCGGGCATACTTGTAATTGCAAAAACAGAGGAAGCCATGCAGCGCCTGAAAGATAACTGGCAGGATACCGAAAAGTTGTACTATGCCCTCGTAGAAGGACACCCTGCCTTAGACGAAGGTATCATCCGTAGCTGGCTTAAAGAATACAAGGAAAAAATATTCTCGGTAAAGGAAAGTGCAGATGCCAAATTAGCCATCACCCATTACAGGGTGATTAAAAAATATCCTTTACACACCCTGTTAGAAGTGAAATTAGAAACCGGAAGAAAAAACCAGATACGGGTACATCTTTCCGACCTTAAATGTCCAATTGTGGGTGATTATAAATATGGAGCCGATAAAGAATTCGTCCGCAGGATACGCCTGCATGCTTTTTCGTTCGGTTTTTTCCATCCTTATACCAAAAAGCAGGTAATCATCACATCTCCTATGCCCAAAAAGTTTATTTCGCTTAAACCGGCTGACGAAAAATACAAATAG
- a CDS encoding DUF5683 domain-containing protein, translating to MFVFSCSTFAQKPITSDSIVKEKAVNIKPTHSPHKATVFSMVLPGLGQAYNHKYWKIPVIYAGFGVLGYYLLTNNDEYSKFKEAYRYVASGDTSPISNPYVGKYNQDQLLTAKDYYRRRLELTYILSGVWYLLNVVDATVDAHFFDYDISDDLSMHIEPAIQCKPLSFQPQPGVRLTFRF from the coding sequence TTGTTTGTATTTAGCTGCTCTACTTTTGCTCAAAAGCCAATAACTTCTGATTCAATTGTAAAAGAAAAAGCTGTAAATATAAAGCCTACACATTCGCCTCATAAAGCCACGGTGTTTTCTATGGTATTACCAGGACTGGGGCAGGCATATAACCATAAGTACTGGAAAATACCTGTAATATATGCAGGATTCGGTGTTTTAGGTTATTATCTTTTAACAAATAATGATGAATACAGTAAATTCAAGGAAGCATATCGCTATGTAGCCAGCGGGGATACCAGCCCCATTTCTAACCCGTATGTTGGTAAATATAATCAGGACCAATTGTTAACAGCAAAAGATTATTACAGACGAAGATTGGAACTTACGTATATTCTTTCCGGAGTTTGGTATCTATTGAATGTAGTTGATGCTACAGTGGATGCCCATTTTTTCGACTACGACATCAGTGATGATTTGTCTATGCATATTGAACCTGCAATACAATGCAAACCTTTATCTTTTCAGCCCCAACCGGGTGTTCGTTTAACTTTCAGATTTTAA
- a CDS encoding L-serine ammonia-lyase: MESISEIYRIGYGPSSSHTMGPKKAAETFLSQQPDADHYKVTLFGSLAATGKGHLTDKALINTFSPFPIEIDWEPSVFLPFHPNAMTFEAFDSENRQLAEWTAYSIGGGAIVDEKSSLQPRKEIIYEHQKMNEILEWCFKNGASFWEYAEAHEKEEFWDYLYQVWKVMKSAVVRGIEHEGVLPGIIHLPRKASAYYIKAKSYRGSMKRRGLAFSYALAVAEENASGGKIVTAPTCGSSGVLPAVLYVLQETHDFSEQKIIRALATAGLIGNLVKKNASISGAQVGCQGEIGTACAMASGAAAQLFGGTPYQIEYAAEMGLEHHLGLTCDPVAGLVQIPCIERNAFAASRALDACSFAMLSDGKHRISFDRIVNVMNQTGHDLPSIYKETSEGGLALSKASFYKKNETNP; this comes from the coding sequence ATGGAATCTATCAGCGAAATATACCGCATTGGCTACGGTCCTTCGAGCAGCCACACCATGGGACCCAAAAAAGCCGCCGAGACATTTTTATCACAACAACCTGATGCCGACCATTACAAGGTTACCCTTTTCGGAAGCCTTGCCGCTACCGGAAAAGGGCACCTTACCGATAAAGCCCTCATAAACACTTTTTCACCATTTCCTATCGAAATTGACTGGGAACCATCTGTTTTTCTTCCTTTTCATCCCAATGCCATGACTTTTGAGGCTTTCGATTCAGAAAACCGGCAGTTGGCAGAATGGACTGCCTACAGCATAGGAGGCGGAGCCATTGTTGATGAAAAATCTTCACTGCAACCCCGGAAAGAAATTATTTATGAACACCAAAAAATGAATGAAATCCTTGAATGGTGCTTTAAAAACGGAGCTTCATTTTGGGAGTACGCTGAAGCACATGAGAAAGAAGAATTCTGGGATTATCTTTACCAGGTGTGGAAAGTGATGAAATCGGCAGTAGTGCGGGGAATAGAACACGAAGGCGTTTTACCTGGAATTATTCACCTACCACGTAAAGCTTCAGCATATTATATTAAGGCAAAGAGTTACCGGGGCTCGATGAAACGCCGGGGGCTTGCTTTTTCTTACGCTCTTGCCGTGGCTGAGGAAAATGCTTCAGGAGGGAAAATAGTTACGGCTCCTACATGCGGCTCGAGCGGTGTACTGCCTGCAGTTTTGTATGTTTTGCAGGAAACTCATGATTTTTCGGAGCAGAAAATAATCCGTGCGCTGGCAACTGCCGGTTTAATTGGAAATCTTGTAAAGAAAAATGCTTCCATTTCGGGTGCTCAGGTAGGTTGCCAGGGCGAGATAGGAACAGCCTGTGCCATGGCATCAGGGGCTGCCGCACAACTTTTCGGCGGGACACCCTACCAGATAGAATATGCTGCCGAAATGGGGCTTGAACACCACCTCGGACTTACCTGCGACCCCGTTGCCGGGCTGGTTCAAATCCCTTGCATCGAACGGAATGCTTTTGCCGCCTCACGGGCACTGGATGCCTGCAGCTTTGCCATGCTTTCCGACGGGAAACACCGAATAAGCTTCGACCGTATCGTAAACGTGATGAACCAAACGGGGCACGACCTGCCAAGCATCTACAAAGAAACTTCTGAAGGTGGACTGGCACTTTCCAAGGCTTCTTTCTACAAAAAAAATGAAACGAATCCCTAA
- the rlmD gene encoding 23S rRNA (uracil(1939)-C(5))-methyltransferase RlmD: MRKKTFPIIEKVLFTDAGAEGMSVARINTMVLFVPNVVPGDVADVQITRKRKSYMEGKAIAFHSYSTARTEPGCIHFGLCGGCKWQNMDYAHQLLYKQKQVEDNFRRIGKFDFPVVLPILGSEKKYFYRNKLEYTFSNHKWFTTPPTGEKESSLGLGFHMPQLFDRVLDITECHLQPHPSNAIRLEVRAYAVQNNLDFFDARNHTGFLRNIIIRNNVAGQFMVILVVNEDLPNKYQPLLAHIASVFPEIVSLMYVVNEKKNDTISDLPVRLYSGEPFLMEKMEDLQFKIGPISFYQTNPGQAETLYKVAREFADLHGNETVYDLYTGTGTIAIFVASKAAKVIGIEYVPSAVEDAKINAGINGISNAHFFADDLAALFTDNFVAEQGYPDVVITDPPRSGMHPKVIAQLLQIEPKRIIYVSCNPATQARDIALLAEKYSVEKVQPVDMFPHTQHVENVSLLVRKS; encoded by the coding sequence ATGCGAAAAAAAACATTTCCGATAATAGAAAAAGTACTTTTTACCGATGCCGGAGCCGAAGGGATGTCGGTTGCGCGAATTAACACGATGGTTTTATTCGTACCCAACGTGGTTCCCGGCGATGTAGCTGACGTGCAAATTACCCGTAAAAGGAAATCGTATATGGAAGGTAAAGCCATTGCTTTTCATTCTTATTCAACTGCACGCACAGAGCCTGGCTGCATACACTTCGGGCTTTGCGGAGGTTGTAAATGGCAAAACATGGACTATGCCCACCAGTTATTGTACAAACAAAAGCAAGTGGAGGACAATTTCCGCCGTATCGGGAAGTTTGATTTCCCCGTTGTCTTGCCCATTTTAGGCTCTGAAAAGAAATATTTTTACCGGAACAAACTGGAATATACGTTTTCAAACCACAAATGGTTTACCACCCCTCCTACTGGCGAAAAAGAAAGCAGCCTGGGTTTGGGTTTTCATATGCCCCAACTCTTCGACCGTGTGCTCGACATTACCGAATGCCACCTGCAACCGCATCCTTCCAATGCCATACGATTAGAGGTAAGGGCATATGCGGTACAAAACAATCTGGATTTTTTTGATGCGCGAAATCACACGGGTTTTTTAAGGAATATCATTATCCGGAATAATGTTGCAGGACAGTTCATGGTTATCTTGGTAGTTAATGAAGATTTACCCAATAAATACCAGCCTCTGCTTGCACACATAGCTTCCGTTTTCCCTGAAATAGTTTCGCTTATGTATGTTGTAAACGAAAAGAAAAACGATACTATTTCCGATTTGCCTGTCAGGTTGTACAGCGGAGAACCTTTTCTGATGGAAAAAATGGAAGACTTACAGTTTAAAATAGGTCCCATTTCCTTTTACCAAACCAATCCCGGCCAGGCAGAAACTTTGTACAAAGTTGCCCGGGAGTTTGCTGATTTACACGGTAACGAAACAGTTTACGACCTTTACACCGGAACTGGAACCATTGCAATTTTCGTTGCCAGTAAGGCAGCAAAGGTGATAGGAATAGAATATGTTCCTTCGGCAGTGGAGGATGCCAAAATAAATGCAGGAATTAACGGAATTTCTAACGCACATTTTTTTGCCGACGACCTGGCAGCACTTTTTACTGATAATTTCGTTGCAGAACAAGGGTATCCTGATGTCGTAATCACAGACCCGCCCCGTTCGGGCATGCATCCCAAAGTGATAGCACAATTATTGCAAATTGAACCAAAACGCATAATATATGTAAGTTGCAATCCTGCTACCCAGGCACGCGACATCGCATTACTTGCCGAAAAATACAGTGTGGAAAAGGTACAACCTGTGGATATGTTCCCGCATACCCAGCATGTGGAGAATGTTAGTCTTCTTGTCAGAAAATCATAA
- a CDS encoding shikimate kinase has translation MNNLKKIFLVGYMGSGKTTQGNRISNRLNIDFFDLDQEIESRYRLSVFDFFLKYGEDAFRKIESNVLRSLSENENYVISTGGGTPCFNNNMEWMNRTGITFYIKMQEGVLINRLAASKTKRPLLMGKTDEEVALFVKNQLAEREYYYKQAHYELDGMSFDADMVPAIIENHYTSYMSL, from the coding sequence GTGAATAATCTAAAAAAAATATTCCTGGTAGGCTACATGGGAAGTGGGAAAACTACCCAGGGAAATAGGATTTCTAACAGATTAAATATTGATTTTTTTGACCTTGACCAGGAAATTGAAAGCCGATATAGGCTCAGTGTTTTCGACTTCTTTCTTAAATATGGTGAAGATGCTTTCCGGAAAATAGAAAGTAACGTATTGCGTTCGCTTTCTGAAAATGAAAATTATGTTATTTCCACCGGAGGCGGAACTCCTTGTTTTAACAATAACATGGAATGGATGAACCGTACCGGCATTACATTTTACATTAAAATGCAGGAGGGTGTATTGATAAACCGCTTAGCAGCCTCGAAAACCAAACGCCCTTTGCTTATGGGCAAAACCGACGAAGAAGTGGCGTTATTTGTAAAAAACCAACTTGCCGAACGCGAGTATTATTACAAACAGGCACATTATGAATTGGATGGAATGAGCTTTGACGCAGATATGGTTCCGGCTATTATCGAAAACCATTATACATCTTACATGTCGTTATGA
- a CDS encoding class I SAM-dependent methyltransferase, with the protein MKQYLKNDFDFSKLIDVFDELPIWSAPFGLKLLDYINYKTNISAVDLGFGTGFPLTEIALRLGDSSVVYGIDPWKDAIERVNKKVNYYGLTNVRIIEGVAEFIPLDNDSIDLITSNNGINNVNDIDKVLSECSRIIKQGGQFVQTMNTDKTMFEFYGQLEQVLSDLHMDKEIDLMRQHILYKRPPIDKMISMIQKHGFGIKDLEHDQFNYRFANGTALLNHYFIRLAFMDSWIKLLPSDKVEQIFDTIELRLNEQSKILDGIKLSIPYVLINAIKE; encoded by the coding sequence ATGAAACAGTATTTAAAAAACGATTTTGATTTCTCAAAACTAATTGATGTATTTGATGAATTACCAATTTGGTCTGCTCCATTTGGACTTAAATTGCTTGATTATATCAATTATAAAACAAACATTTCAGCAGTTGACTTAGGATTTGGGACAGGTTTCCCATTGACTGAAATTGCTTTGCGACTTGGTGATAGTTCTGTAGTTTATGGAATTGACCCATGGAAAGATGCAATTGAAAGAGTTAATAAAAAGGTTAATTATTACGGTTTAACAAATGTTAGGATTATTGAGGGTGTTGCTGAATTTATCCCATTGGATAACGATTCAATTGATTTAATTACAAGTAATAATGGGATTAATAATGTTAATGATATAGATAAGGTCTTATCAGAATGTTCAAGGATTATAAAACAAGGTGGACAATTTGTTCAGACCATGAATACAGATAAGACTATGTTCGAGTTTTATGGACAATTAGAACAAGTACTATCGGATTTGCACATGGATAAAGAGATTGATTTAATGCGTCAACATATTTTGTATAAACGACCACCGATTGATAAAATGATTTCAATGATTCAAAAACATGGATTTGGAATTAAGGATTTGGAACACGACCAATTTAATTATAGATTTGCTAACGGGACAGCACTGTTAAACCACTATTTCATTCGTTTAGCCTTTATGGATTCATGGATTAAATTATTGCCTTCGGATAAAGTTGAACAAATATTTGATACAATTGAATTAAGATTAAATGAGCAATCAAAGATATTAGATGGGATAAAACTTAGTATTCCCTATGTATTGATAAATGCGATAAAAGAATAA
- a CDS encoding pirin family protein: MAKTIIHSAKSRGHATHGWLDTFHTFSFANYYNPERIHFGALRVLNDDTIEGGMGFDTHPHDNMEIITIPLEGDLEHKDSLGNTGVIKHGDVQVMSAGTGILHSEYNKNKDKRVQLLQIWIFPNRKSVTPRYDQITLHLSDRQNKLQQILSPNPGDAGVWIYQDAWFHIGKFGKEFGSDYTLKSKGNGVYIFVISGEITIDNQVLNTRDGMGIWETNTFFIKASSNAEFLLMEVPMQW; this comes from the coding sequence ATGGCAAAAACAATCATCCATTCAGCCAAAAGCCGCGGGCATGCAACCCATGGATGGCTCGATACTTTTCATACTTTTAGTTTTGCAAATTATTACAATCCCGAACGCATTCATTTCGGTGCATTACGAGTACTGAACGACGATACTATCGAAGGAGGGATGGGTTTTGATACCCATCCTCACGACAACATGGAAATTATTACCATCCCGCTTGAAGGAGATCTTGAACACAAAGATAGCCTGGGGAATACAGGAGTAATAAAACATGGTGACGTACAGGTAATGAGCGCAGGAACAGGCATCCTTCATAGTGAGTACAATAAGAACAAAGATAAAAGAGTACAACTGCTGCAGATTTGGATTTTCCCAAACCGCAAAAGCGTTACCCCCCGTTACGATCAAATTACCTTGCATCTTTCCGACAGGCAAAACAAATTGCAGCAAATCCTTTCTCCCAATCCTGGCGATGCCGGTGTATGGATTTACCAGGATGCTTGGTTTCATATTGGAAAATTCGGCAAAGAGTTTGGCAGCGATTATACCCTCAAATCAAAAGGAAATGGGGTTTACATCTTTGTAATAAGCGGTGAAATTACCATAGATAATCAGGTGCTCAACACACGCGACGGAATGGGTATCTGGGAAACAAACACATTCTTCATCAAAGCCTCCAGCAATGCTGAATTTTTGCTGATGGAGGTGCCTATGCAATGGTAA